One Roseiconus lacunae genomic region harbors:
- the prfB gene encoding peptide chain release factor 2, with protein sequence MDAELVGRGSNIKKRLAQLSESLDHAGKAAQIKKIEAKMGEPNFWDDNESAQKTVSQLKGLKSIVGPMNELSTAVEDLAALMEMADEDESIVDEVNGELDRLEAILDDLELKALLSGPNDNAGAILTINARDGGTDANDWADMMLRMYSAWAVGQEYKIELLDRQDNEEAGINNASVAIRGPMAYGYLKGEEGIHRLVRISPFNSEGKRQTSFAAVSVSPEIDDSVDIEIHEKDVREDRFRAGGAGGQHVNKTDSAIRLTHAPSGVVVQCQNERSQHQNRATAWKMLRAKLARLEEERREAEDAKKYNTQAKTGFGSQIRNYFLHPDQRVKDARTGHYVGNFNSVLDGSELQGFLDAFLRWKAGDSAPSGDE encoded by the coding sequence ATGGATGCCGAACTCGTTGGACGCGGTTCCAACATCAAAAAACGATTGGCTCAACTTTCCGAATCGCTGGACCATGCTGGCAAAGCAGCCCAGATCAAAAAGATCGAAGCCAAAATGGGCGAACCCAACTTCTGGGATGACAACGAGTCCGCGCAAAAGACCGTCTCCCAGCTCAAGGGCCTGAAAAGTATTGTCGGTCCGATGAATGAATTGTCCACCGCCGTCGAAGATTTAGCCGCGTTGATGGAGATGGCCGACGAGGACGAATCGATCGTTGACGAGGTCAACGGGGAACTCGACCGACTCGAAGCTATCCTCGATGATCTGGAGTTAAAAGCTCTGCTGAGCGGTCCGAACGACAACGCGGGCGCGATCTTGACCATTAATGCCCGCGACGGAGGGACCGACGCGAACGACTGGGCCGATATGATGCTACGGATGTACTCCGCCTGGGCTGTCGGTCAGGAGTACAAAATCGAATTGCTCGACCGCCAGGATAACGAAGAAGCCGGTATCAACAACGCCTCGGTCGCCATTCGCGGTCCGATGGCTTACGGCTATCTTAAAGGTGAGGAAGGCATCCATCGACTCGTTCGAATCAGCCCGTTTAATAGCGAAGGCAAGCGTCAAACCAGTTTCGCGGCGGTCAGCGTCTCCCCCGAAATTGATGATTCGGTGGACATCGAAATTCATGAGAAAGACGTTCGAGAAGATCGTTTCCGCGCCGGTGGTGCCGGCGGCCAGCACGTCAATAAGACCGACAGTGCGATCCGCCTGACCCACGCCCCGAGTGGGGTGGTGGTCCAGTGCCAGAACGAACGTAGCCAGCACCAAAACCGGGCGACCGCCTGGAAGATGCTCCGCGCAAAACTCGCCCGATTGGAAGAGGAGCGGCGCGAAGCAGAAGACGCGAAAAAGTACAACACCCAAGCGAAAACCGGGTTCGGTAGCCAAATCCGCAACTACTTCCTCCATCCAGACCAACGGGTTAAGGACGCCCGAACCGGACACTACGTCGGCAACTTTAATAGCGTCCTCGATGGCAGTGAGCTGCAAGGATTTCTGGATGCGTTTTTGCGATGGAAGGCAGGTGATAGCGCCCCCAGTGGTGACGAATAA
- a CDS encoding outer membrane protein assembly factor BamB family protein: MSSESEATPTPSGDPGASDATLGVPGENETESQPTRRLRRWPALILLVGILGLIAMRTMPTESLMMMMTAFLGPAVGGALMLAWWCFASRAGVKEKIVGVIGFVAIVGIAIALLDDTMLGMATLVMVIPTAVVAFLAALLVFASRPGIRLPIALVAVTVFVSYWETQQLEGLTGRFQPELLWRWEPTAEERYLADLSQRRSSAPTDLAETEVDRTDGAEALDQSQPISFASAPWPAFRGPERNGTLQGVRVSEDWQTQQPKELWRQKIGPGWSSFAVGNGRLFTQEQRGDEEAVVCLDADSGAILWDASYPSRFWEAIGGAGPRATPTLTADALYTLGADGIVLRINPVDGQEVWRRDLKVDAQRDAPRWGFASSPLVVDQKVIVHAGGSDNLGVLAYDVGDGHLVWSSPSGDHSYSSPQQATFGQTSGILMMTNTGVDFIDIQTGEMVWQHDWKVDNYRALQPLVVDDSVYIATALQDGTRRIVVSQSEDGDWKTEEAWTTRQMKPDFNDFVYFNGNLYGFDGSVFACIDAETGERQWKRGRYGNGQVLLLADEGQLLILSEKGEIVLANASPDRLVELAKHSVVEGKTWNHPVVVGDRLFVRNAKEVACFRLPLQ; this comes from the coding sequence ATGTCATCCGAATCAGAAGCGACACCCACTCCGTCTGGTGATCCGGGTGCGAGTGACGCAACTCTAGGGGTACCGGGAGAAAATGAGACGGAGTCCCAGCCGACCCGTCGTTTGCGGAGATGGCCGGCCTTGATCCTGCTTGTCGGCATCTTGGGGCTGATCGCAATGCGCACGATGCCAACGGAATCATTGATGATGATGATGACCGCCTTTCTGGGGCCCGCGGTCGGCGGAGCGTTGATGTTGGCGTGGTGGTGTTTCGCGAGCCGTGCCGGGGTCAAGGAAAAAATCGTCGGCGTGATCGGATTCGTCGCCATCGTTGGAATCGCGATTGCATTGTTGGATGATACGATGCTCGGGATGGCAACGCTGGTGATGGTGATCCCGACAGCCGTGGTCGCGTTCCTGGCAGCATTACTGGTTTTCGCATCTCGGCCCGGCATTCGGTTGCCAATCGCGCTCGTTGCCGTGACGGTTTTTGTCAGTTATTGGGAAACTCAGCAACTCGAAGGGCTCACCGGTCGGTTTCAGCCGGAGTTGTTATGGCGATGGGAGCCGACTGCGGAGGAACGCTACTTGGCTGACCTTTCTCAACGTCGGTCTTCCGCGCCGACCGACCTTGCAGAAACGGAGGTCGATCGAACCGACGGAGCAGAGGCACTCGATCAGTCCCAGCCGATCTCCTTTGCTTCCGCCCCTTGGCCGGCTTTTCGTGGTCCAGAACGCAATGGCACCCTGCAGGGCGTACGTGTTTCTGAAGATTGGCAAACTCAGCAACCCAAGGAACTCTGGCGACAAAAGATTGGGCCCGGTTGGTCATCGTTTGCCGTCGGCAACGGGCGACTGTTCACGCAAGAGCAGCGTGGTGACGAAGAAGCGGTGGTTTGTTTGGACGCCGATTCCGGGGCAATCCTCTGGGACGCGTCCTACCCCAGTCGCTTTTGGGAGGCGATCGGGGGCGCCGGTCCGCGTGCGACACCGACGTTGACGGCCGACGCTCTTTACACGCTCGGTGCCGATGGCATCGTCCTGAGGATTAATCCAGTCGATGGTCAAGAAGTCTGGCGCCGTGATCTGAAAGTTGACGCCCAGCGGGATGCTCCCCGGTGGGGATTCGCTTCGTCGCCGTTGGTGGTCGATCAAAAAGTTATCGTTCATGCCGGCGGAAGCGACAATCTGGGGGTGCTCGCTTACGATGTCGGTGATGGCCACCTTGTTTGGTCATCGCCTTCAGGTGATCACAGCTACAGTTCGCCCCAGCAAGCGACCTTCGGGCAGACATCAGGCATCTTGATGATGACCAACACAGGGGTTGATTTCATCGACATTCAGACCGGCGAAATGGTCTGGCAACATGACTGGAAAGTCGACAACTATCGTGCCCTGCAGCCACTCGTTGTGGATGACTCGGTTTACATCGCTACGGCACTTCAAGATGGCACACGTCGCATCGTCGTTTCGCAATCAGAGGACGGTGATTGGAAAACCGAAGAGGCTTGGACCACTCGGCAGATGAAGCCAGATTTCAATGACTTCGTTTATTTCAACGGCAACTTGTACGGGTTTGACGGAAGCGTGTTTGCGTGTATCGACGCCGAAACGGGAGAACGCCAGTGGAAGCGTGGTCGGTATGGCAACGGGCAAGTGCTGTTGCTTGCCGATGAGGGGCAATTGCTGATTCTTTCGGAAAAGGGCGAGATCGTATTGGCCAATGCGTCTCCAGATCGCTTGGTCGAACTCGCGAAACATTCCGTCGTCGAAGGGAAAACGTGGAATCATCCGGTGGTCGTTGGCGATCGCCTTTTTGTTAGGAACGCAAAAGAGGTTGCGTGCTTTCGATTACCGCTGCAATGA
- a CDS encoding ABC transporter ATP-binding protein: MALIELRDVRRVYDLGEVLVHALRTVSLEIEHAESIALVGPSGSGKSTLMNTLGCLDRPTHGSYRLDGEEIVTMNRDQRARIRNRQLGFVFQSFNLLNRTSALENVELPLMYGTRMTARQRHDRAREVLDQVGLGDRYHHHPSQLSGGQQQRVAIARALVNRPSILMGDEPTGNLDSKTSREVIGLFKELNETEKITVILVTHDLNVAKTARRTIVLRDGEVVEDTDDFQRAKAALESESEFDE, from the coding sequence ATGGCACTGATCGAACTTCGCGACGTCCGCCGCGTTTACGACCTCGGTGAAGTCCTCGTTCATGCACTGCGCACGGTCAGTCTGGAAATCGAGCATGCCGAATCGATCGCGCTCGTCGGTCCATCGGGAAGCGGGAAGTCAACACTGATGAATACGTTGGGATGCTTGGACCGCCCGACGCATGGAAGCTACCGGCTCGACGGCGAAGAAATCGTGACGATGAACCGAGATCAGCGGGCCCGAATTCGTAACCGCCAGTTGGGATTTGTATTCCAAAGTTTCAATTTGCTTAATCGAACGTCGGCGCTTGAGAACGTCGAATTGCCACTGATGTACGGCACGCGAATGACGGCGCGTCAGAGACACGATCGAGCCCGCGAAGTACTCGACCAAGTTGGCCTGGGTGACCGCTATCATCACCACCCCAGTCAGCTTTCCGGGGGGCAACAGCAACGGGTCGCGATTGCCCGTGCACTGGTCAATCGCCCATCGATTTTGATGGGTGACGAGCCAACGGGAAACTTAGATTCCAAGACCAGTCGAGAGGTGATCGGATTGTTCAAAGAGTTAAACGAGACCGAAAAAATCACCGTCATTTTGGTCACGCATGATCTGAACGTGGCCAAGACCGCTCGCCGGACAATCGTCTTGCGTGATGGCGAAGTGGTCGAGGATACCGATGACTTTCAACGAGCCAAAGCCGCACTCGAGTCGGAATCCGAATTTGACGAGTGA
- a CDS encoding efflux RND transporter periplasmic adaptor subunit has protein sequence MKTLLKWLIPIAVLGGVIAAAYGPAMRYWKARNRIVWETSKVTRGDVTRYVNSTGEIRPVRSVLVGSFVSGPIVELNVDFNDEVKEGDVLARVDPRLFKAEVARSEAALATRQAELERIEAELQQAINNFDRGVKLRQKREGFLSESEMDSLTFEVKSLRAQRKVAEATILQARASLDNALANLNYCEIVAPVDGIVIDRKIDPGQTLAAQFQTPELFIVAPDLRRKVHVFASVDEADIGLVQQAKEQDRPVTFTVDAHPEIVFHGTIEQIRVSSVTNQNVVTYPVVIATENPDLKLLPGMTASISFEVDSTVDVPKIPNTALRFYPEKAEWVREKDRHLIDGSTWKNDPTADDNESADLSAGEKADRRKQRHRRHVWAVDGELLRAIEIQTGLGESGYTELRSGELSKGDLLVTGQKN, from the coding sequence ATGAAGACACTTCTCAAATGGCTGATCCCAATCGCCGTCTTGGGAGGAGTGATTGCGGCTGCCTATGGGCCAGCGATGCGTTACTGGAAAGCACGCAACCGGATTGTTTGGGAAACATCAAAAGTGACCCGCGGCGATGTGACCCGCTATGTCAATTCGACTGGTGAAATTCGACCGGTGCGTTCTGTCTTGGTCGGATCGTTTGTCTCCGGTCCGATCGTCGAACTGAATGTTGACTTTAACGATGAAGTCAAAGAGGGCGATGTGTTGGCAAGGGTCGACCCGCGGTTGTTCAAAGCCGAAGTGGCGCGCTCGGAGGCGGCGCTGGCAACACGGCAAGCCGAGTTGGAACGGATCGAGGCAGAACTGCAGCAAGCGATCAACAATTTTGATCGGGGCGTGAAACTGCGGCAGAAACGCGAAGGCTTTCTGTCGGAAAGTGAAATGGATTCGTTGACGTTCGAGGTGAAGTCCTTGCGGGCACAACGAAAGGTTGCCGAAGCAACCATCTTGCAAGCCCGTGCATCGCTGGACAACGCACTTGCGAATTTGAATTACTGTGAAATTGTCGCCCCCGTCGACGGCATCGTCATCGATCGCAAAATCGATCCGGGGCAAACGTTGGCTGCCCAGTTTCAGACCCCCGAGTTATTCATTGTCGCGCCGGATCTACGCCGCAAGGTTCATGTATTCGCATCCGTTGACGAGGCGGATATCGGGTTGGTGCAGCAAGCGAAAGAACAGGATCGACCGGTGACGTTCACTGTCGATGCGCATCCGGAGATCGTCTTTCACGGAACGATCGAACAGATCCGTGTTAGTAGCGTGACGAATCAAAACGTGGTGACCTATCCGGTCGTGATCGCGACCGAAAATCCGGATCTGAAGCTGCTTCCTGGCATGACCGCCAGCATTTCCTTCGAAGTCGACTCGACGGTTGACGTACCCAAGATTCCCAATACGGCGCTGCGTTTCTATCCTGAAAAAGCCGAGTGGGTGCGCGAGAAAGATCGTCATTTGATCGACGGGTCAACCTGGAAGAATGATCCGACTGCTGACGATAACGAATCGGCGGACCTGTCGGCCGGCGAGAAAGCAGACCGGCGGAAGCAACGTCACCGTCGTCATGTATGGGCCGTCGACGGTGAATTACTTAGGGCGATCGAAATCCAGACTGGGCTGGGTGAGAGCGGATACACCGAGCTCCGATCCGGTGAGCTGTCGAAGGGCGATCTGTTAGTCACCGGGCAAAAAAACTAA
- the mnmA gene encoding tRNA 2-thiouridine(34) synthase MnmA — MARVVLAMSGGVDSSVAAHLLKEAGHEVIGIFMRHGEESSEVCKVDSSTDTALPVLGGLASGRADHKQGCCTASDAADARRVAAAMEIPFYALDLQADFRRIVDYFVDDYLVGRTPNPCIKCNHWIKFGRLFDYADGVDADYVATGHYARMIDGQLHRGLDGNKDQSYALFGIRGDRLGRMMLPVGDFEKPEIRRIAESLDLGVARKKDSQEICFVTQGHHSDFVKARRPELAGTTAGEMVTLDGTVVGTHQGYEAFTIGQRKKLGVALGVPHFVVRIEPDTRRVVLATKEHLGSQTLLAKEANWLTDDLSGELSVQIRYNGSPHPAIVHLDPSERDSFRVQFESPVDAVAPGQAAVVYRGTQVIGGGWIEHSGEDLQCFAGGDV, encoded by the coding sequence ATGGCACGCGTTGTTCTGGCGATGAGTGGGGGTGTCGATTCGAGTGTCGCGGCGCACCTTTTGAAGGAAGCCGGGCATGAGGTCATCGGCATTTTCATGCGGCATGGTGAGGAATCGAGCGAAGTTTGCAAAGTCGACTCGTCGACCGACACGGCATTGCCTGTGTTGGGAGGGTTGGCGTCGGGGCGAGCCGATCATAAACAGGGCTGCTGCACCGCCAGCGACGCCGCCGACGCGCGGCGTGTCGCGGCGGCGATGGAGATCCCGTTTTACGCCCTCGACCTGCAAGCCGACTTTCGCCGGATCGTCGATTACTTTGTTGATGATTATCTGGTCGGTCGAACCCCGAACCCCTGCATTAAATGCAATCACTGGATCAAGTTCGGACGGCTGTTCGATTATGCCGACGGGGTCGACGCAGACTATGTCGCCACCGGTCACTATGCGCGGATGATCGACGGTCAACTGCATCGGGGACTCGACGGCAACAAGGATCAATCCTACGCACTATTTGGGATTCGCGGTGACCGACTCGGCCGAATGATGCTGCCGGTCGGTGACTTCGAGAAACCCGAGATTCGCCGGATCGCCGAAAGCTTGGACCTGGGTGTTGCCAGGAAAAAAGACAGCCAAGAAATCTGTTTCGTCACCCAAGGTCACCACAGCGATTTCGTCAAAGCACGACGTCCGGAGCTGGCCGGAACCACCGCCGGCGAGATGGTCACACTCGACGGTACCGTCGTCGGAACCCACCAAGGTTACGAAGCGTTCACGATCGGTCAACGAAAGAAACTTGGCGTCGCCCTGGGCGTTCCACATTTTGTCGTCCGCATCGAACCGGACACCCGCCGCGTCGTCTTGGCGACGAAAGAACACCTGGGAAGCCAGACGTTGCTTGCCAAGGAAGCAAATTGGCTGACCGATGACCTGTCTGGCGAACTGTCCGTTCAAATTCGCTACAACGGATCACCGCACCCGGCCATCGTGCATCTCGATCCAAGCGAACGAGATAGCTTTCGGGTTCAATTCGAATCACCGGTGGACGCCGTCGCGCCGGGCCAAGCGGCCGTCGTTTACCGCGGCACCCAGGTGATCGGCGGCGGTTGGATCGAGCACAGCGGCGAAGATCTGCAGTGCTTCGCCGGCGGTGACGTGTGA
- a CDS encoding DUF1552 domain-containing protein: MSLLKNPIQPKRLDRRTLLRGTGAVLGLPLLEAMTPMARSAYASADSVKRPVRMACVFFPNGVIVPEWTPIVGESGDPRDWKCSPTLEPLSPMKDKINVFRNLTLDNGRGYKDGAGDHARCGATFLTAARPLKTSGIVRLGVSVDQVAASHLAGQTRLPSIELGLEGSRNAGSCDSGYSCAYSSNISWRSESQPMPKETIPRLAFERLFGSGDAHERREKNRVRRSILDVVRGDAKNLMKGLGKTDTRKMDEYFSGIREIEQRIEQSERDDAAALPDIEVPFGRVEAFREHARLMFDLMVIAFQTDSTRVATMMLDNAGGNRRYTEIGISDSHHGMSHHRNKEDLVGKLAKIDRYLVEQFAYFLQKLDSTSDAGGSLLDQSMVLYGSGISDGNRHRHEDLPIIMAGGASGQIETGRYIDAGEECPMANLFLSMLDIMGTPAESIGDSTGRLTI, encoded by the coding sequence ATGAGCCTTTTAAAGAATCCGATCCAACCGAAGCGTCTCGATCGACGGACTCTCCTGCGCGGCACCGGCGCCGTGCTGGGACTGCCGTTGCTCGAAGCGATGACTCCGATGGCCCGCAGCGCCTATGCGTCGGCTGACTCGGTCAAACGTCCCGTCCGGATGGCGTGCGTCTTTTTTCCCAATGGCGTGATCGTTCCCGAGTGGACGCCGATCGTCGGTGAAAGCGGTGACCCGCGTGACTGGAAGTGCTCGCCGACGCTGGAACCGCTGAGCCCGATGAAGGACAAGATCAACGTGTTCCGCAATCTAACGCTCGACAATGGGCGTGGGTACAAGGACGGTGCCGGTGATCACGCTCGCTGTGGGGCAACGTTCTTGACCGCCGCGCGTCCGTTGAAAACCAGTGGGATCGTTCGCTTGGGCGTTTCGGTGGACCAAGTCGCCGCGTCTCATTTGGCCGGGCAAACTCGCCTGCCTTCGATCGAGCTCGGACTCGAAGGCAGTCGTAACGCCGGCAGTTGTGACTCGGGTTACAGTTGTGCCTACAGCAGTAACATCTCTTGGCGCAGCGAATCGCAACCGATGCCCAAGGAAACGATCCCGCGATTGGCTTTCGAGCGATTGTTCGGCAGCGGCGACGCCCATGAGCGTCGTGAAAAAAATCGTGTTCGCCGTAGTATTTTGGATGTCGTTCGGGGCGATGCCAAGAACCTCATGAAAGGCCTTGGCAAAACTGACACACGGAAGATGGACGAGTACTTCTCGGGTATTCGTGAAATCGAACAACGGATCGAACAGAGCGAACGTGACGATGCGGCGGCACTTCCGGACATCGAAGTTCCATTCGGCCGGGTTGAAGCGTTCCGGGAACACGCCCGCTTGATGTTTGACCTGATGGTGATTGCGTTCCAGACGGATTCAACTCGCGTCGCGACGATGATGTTGGACAACGCCGGCGGCAACCGTCGTTATACCGAGATCGGCATCAGCGATAGCCACCACGGGATGAGCCACCACCGCAACAAAGAAGACTTGGTTGGGAAGCTGGCGAAGATCGATCGTTATCTGGTCGAACAATTCGCTTACTTTTTGCAGAAGCTCGATAGCACCAGTGACGCAGGCGGTAGCTTGCTCGATCAATCGATGGTCCTTTACGGTAGCGGTATCAGCGACGGGAACCGGCACCGCCACGAAGACCTACCGATTATCATGGCGGGTGGCGCGTCAGGGCAAATCGAAACCGGTCGTTACATCGATGCCGGCGAAGAGTGCCCGATGGCCAACCTGTTCTTGTCGATGCTAGATATTATGGGGACACCTGCCGAATCGATCGGCGACAGCACCGGTCGGCTGACAATTTAG
- a CDS encoding ABC transporter permease, producing MSFFDTVRTALRALRKNKMRAILTIIGVVIGIAAVTTIVSIGQGANRLVQGELQSLGTNVIFVTPGQTNEGGVQQNDAPTLTAADVDSIASQCPSVRAASPMIFTGGQVIFGNENWSPKEMLGVGPDFLQVRAWPLEAGSFFGDADIESNAKVCVIGQTLIPKLFRTINPIGQTVRVNNVPIRVIGILAKKGANMVGDDQDNLILMPQTTVRKRLVGAPMDNIHAIMVSARSMDLMQQATKEIRHLLLERHDIAPGESADFEITDMKEVANMLGIITGTLTMMLSVIAGISLVVGGVGIMNIMLVSVTERTREIGIRMALGARGRDILWQFLIESIVLSCIGGLIGLALGTAMSMTATVVINAYKPGTDWPMVVSLPAALVAMGFAAAVGMFFGFYPARRASKLDPIDALRYE from the coding sequence ATGTCGTTCTTCGATACCGTTCGAACCGCGCTGCGAGCGTTGCGAAAAAACAAGATGCGGGCGATCTTGACGATCATTGGCGTTGTCATCGGGATTGCCGCTGTGACCACGATTGTTTCGATCGGGCAGGGCGCGAACCGGTTGGTTCAGGGCGAACTGCAAAGCTTGGGCACTAATGTGATTTTTGTCACGCCGGGGCAAACCAACGAAGGCGGCGTTCAGCAAAACGATGCGCCGACATTGACCGCGGCGGACGTGGATTCGATCGCATCGCAGTGCCCGTCGGTTCGGGCAGCCTCGCCGATGATTTTTACCGGAGGCCAGGTGATCTTCGGCAATGAAAACTGGAGTCCGAAAGAGATGTTGGGCGTCGGGCCTGATTTCCTACAGGTTCGCGCATGGCCTTTGGAAGCGGGGTCGTTCTTCGGCGATGCTGACATTGAATCGAATGCCAAGGTGTGTGTGATCGGCCAGACCTTGATTCCCAAATTGTTTCGTACCATCAATCCGATTGGGCAAACCGTTCGTGTGAACAATGTCCCGATCCGAGTGATCGGGATCTTAGCCAAGAAAGGCGCGAATATGGTCGGTGACGACCAGGATAATTTGATTTTGATGCCCCAGACAACCGTTCGGAAACGGTTGGTCGGTGCACCGATGGATAACATTCACGCGATCATGGTGTCAGCCCGCAGTATGGATCTGATGCAACAAGCGACGAAAGAAATTCGTCATCTGCTGCTCGAAAGGCATGACATTGCACCCGGAGAATCGGCTGATTTTGAGATCACCGATATGAAAGAGGTTGCCAATATGCTGGGCATCATCACCGGGACATTGACGATGATGCTGTCGGTGATAGCCGGGATCTCACTGGTCGTCGGTGGCGTCGGGATCATGAACATCATGTTGGTTTCGGTCACCGAGCGGACGCGTGAGATCGGGATACGAATGGCGTTGGGGGCCCGTGGCCGTGACATCTTATGGCAGTTTCTGATCGAATCGATCGTCCTGTCTTGTATCGGGGGATTGATCGGTTTAGCACTAGGCACCGCGATGTCGATGACCGCAACAGTCGTGATCAATGCCTATAAGCCGGGGACCGATTGGCCGATGGTGGTTTCGCTTCCGGCGGCGCTCGTCGCGATGGGGTTTGCCGCGGCGGTGGGAATGTTCTTTGGCTTTTACCCCGCACGTCGAGCCAGCAAGCTCGATCCGATTGACGCCCTGCGATACGAGTAA
- a CDS encoding protein adenylyltransferase SelO → MNTHEPNEAEWSEAWASLQFDNRFTSCLPPDPETSNETRQVYEACYSRVRPLKFSAPSLVAYSPEMARQLGLPESLLGSSQFAEVFGGGRVLPDMDPFAMCYGGHQFGNWAGQLGDGRAINLGEVIDVDGHHQTLQLKGAGPTPYSRFADGLAVLRSSVREFLCSEAMHHLGVPTTRALSLVLTGDRVTRDMFYDGHPQQEPGAVVCRVAPSFVRLGSFQIFASRGDIETLRTLTDYTIRNDFPHLLASQTAPGKETYQEFFAEVCQRTAELMVHWMRVGFVHGVMNTDNLSILGLTIDYGPYGWLEDYDPNWTPNTTDAQGRRYRYGHQPQIAQWNLAQFAGALLPLVDGDVESMQAGLKLYVETFEDGWHAMMSAKLGLDRFEPASDPELFGDLLEVLSLAETDMTLFYRLLADLPCDSPETTLPASDPETNRQRWMRSMNAAYYSPDEVSSDAMTKTLRWWERYRERLAAANIDEAQRNTRMNRINPLYVLRNYLAQLAIDRSEQGDHAGVWELLEVLRNPYEVQSGREAFAEKRPEWARHRAGCSMLSCSS, encoded by the coding sequence ATGAATACGCACGAACCGAACGAAGCCGAATGGAGCGAGGCCTGGGCGTCCCTCCAGTTTGACAATCGATTCACAAGTTGTCTGCCGCCCGACCCCGAAACGAGCAATGAAACGCGTCAAGTTTACGAAGCGTGTTATTCGCGCGTGCGACCGCTGAAGTTTTCCGCACCTTCCCTGGTCGCCTATTCTCCCGAAATGGCCCGGCAACTCGGTTTACCCGAGTCACTGCTCGGGTCATCTCAATTTGCAGAAGTTTTCGGCGGCGGTCGTGTGCTGCCCGACATGGATCCGTTTGCGATGTGCTACGGCGGTCATCAATTCGGAAATTGGGCGGGACAACTCGGCGACGGCCGGGCGATCAATCTTGGCGAAGTCATCGATGTCGACGGCCACCACCAAACGTTACAGTTGAAAGGCGCCGGACCGACGCCTTACTCTCGCTTTGCCGACGGTCTGGCCGTGCTCCGCAGCAGCGTGCGCGAATTTCTGTGCAGTGAAGCGATGCATCATCTGGGGGTTCCAACCACACGCGCCCTCAGCTTGGTCCTGACAGGCGACCGCGTCACTCGCGATATGTTCTACGACGGTCATCCTCAACAAGAACCCGGCGCGGTCGTTTGTCGCGTCGCACCTTCGTTCGTTCGGCTCGGCAGTTTTCAGATTTTTGCAAGTCGTGGTGACATCGAAACGCTTCGTACGTTGACCGACTATACGATCCGTAATGATTTCCCACATCTATTGGCTTCGCAAACCGCCCCGGGTAAAGAAACGTACCAAGAGTTTTTTGCCGAAGTCTGTCAGCGAACCGCTGAGCTGATGGTGCATTGGATGCGAGTCGGTTTTGTCCACGGCGTCATGAACACCGACAATCTTTCCATACTCGGACTGACAATCGACTACGGCCCCTATGGTTGGCTAGAAGATTACGACCCAAACTGGACCCCCAATACCACCGATGCCCAAGGACGTCGCTATCGTTATGGGCATCAACCACAAATCGCCCAGTGGAACCTCGCCCAATTCGCCGGAGCGCTTTTACCACTGGTCGATGGTGATGTCGAATCGATGCAAGCGGGCTTGAAACTGTACGTCGAAACCTTTGAAGACGGCTGGCACGCAATGATGTCGGCAAAGCTTGGTCTTGATCGCTTCGAACCAGCATCGGATCCGGAACTGTTTGGCGACCTACTGGAAGTTCTCTCGCTCGCCGAAACCGACATGACGTTGTTTTATCGACTGTTGGCCGATCTTCCCTGTGATTCCCCCGAAACCACGCTACCTGCGTCTGATCCCGAAACGAATCGACAACGTTGGATGCGATCGATGAACGCGGCTTATTATTCCCCCGATGAAGTCAGCTCGGATGCGATGACAAAAACGCTTCGGTGGTGGGAGCGTTATCGCGAACGACTTGCCGCGGCAAACATCGACGAAGCACAGCGAAACACACGAATGAACCGGATTAATCCACTGTACGTCCTTCGAAACTACCTGGCCCAACTGGCGATCGATCGCAGTGAACAAGGTGATCACGCAGGCGTTTGGGAACTACTGGAGGTGTTGCGCAATCCGTACGAAGTACAATCGGGTCGCGAAGCGTTCGCAGAGAAACGCCCCGAATGGGCCCGCCACCGAGCCGGATGTTCGATGTTGTCCTGCAGTTCATAA